The Gemmatimonadaceae bacterium genome includes the window GAGAAGTACGTGCCGGCACTGTCGGCAGCATAGCTCTCTTCGTACGTGGCCAGGTTGCGAAGGTCTGCCTTCATCGATGCGAGGTAAGCCTTCTCCTTCGTGTTCGCGAACTTCGGGATCGCGATCGCGGCAAGAATGCCGATGATGACGACGACGATCAAAAGCTCGATAAGCGTGAAACCCTTCTTGTTGCGGACCATTGGTTCTCCTTGAACAAAGGAAGTAAGGGGGGGTTGGAGGCACCGGTGGGGGTTGCCGGCGCCACGTCACGCCAAGGCACCACGCAGGCTACCAAGCCTAAGGACGCTAAAGTCCCTGGCGAGTAACGACTTGAAAGATCCAATCGAACTTCGAATGGCCGAAAATTGTCTCGCAAAATGCCAGCATTATTGCAAACCGCATTCAGCCCGAACGACGCGCCGCACCTCCGGGACGACTAATTTTCCCGCGCAGGCGCTCGCGCGGACGCTCGTGGCTTTGCGCCGCGCAACGCTACCGACGACGATCACCACCCGAATCATATTCCCATGCAGATAGCAGTGCCCCGCGAAATTGCCGCAGGCGAGAGGCGAGTCGCGCTCACACCCGACGTGATTCCTCAGCTCACCGGCCTCGGCCATACGATCCTGTTCGAGCGCGGAGCCGGCGATTCTGCGGGGCTTCAGGACGAAGCGTACCGCGCGGCAGGCGCGCAGCTGATCGATGACGCCGCGACGCTTTATGCGACGGCGGAGATGATCCTCAAGATCCAGCGGCCCGCGTCCGGAGACTCCGGCATGCCGAACGAGCTCGCACTGATCAACGAGAGAGCCGTCCTCATCGGCCTGCTTCAGCCCGCTGGAGATCCCGAATTCTTTCAACAGGTTGCCGGGCGACGAATAACAGCTCTGTCGATGGAGCTCGTCCCGCGCACATCGCGAGCTCAGATGATGGACGCCCTTTCGTCACAGAGCACTGTCGCCGGATACAAAGCCGTGCTGCTCGCCGCCAACGCGCTTCAGAAATTCTTTCCTATGCTGATGACAGCCGCGGGCACCGTGCGACCGGCGAAGGTTCTCGTGATTGGCGCAGGCGTGGCCGGTCTGCAAGCGATCGCAACAGCGCGCCGGATAGGCGCCGTGGTCGAGGCATTCGACACGCGCCCTGTCGTCAAGGAACAGGTGCAGAGCCTCGGTGCAACTTTCGTCGAGCTCGGCGTAGGATCTGAAGTTGCTCAGGACGCGGGAGGATACGCGAAAGAGCTGTCGGAGGAGCACATAAAAAAGGAGAAGCAGCTCATTCACGATCGCGCCGCTCTGGCAGACGTGATAATTACGACCGCGCTCGTTCCCGGCAGGCGGGCGCCCATTCTCGTGACGGCCTCCGCCGTCGCGGCAATGCGGCCCGGCTCAGTGATCGTCGACCTCGCCGGCGAGCAGGGCGGAAACTGCGAGCTCAGCGTGCCCGGCGAAACGGTCGTGCGCAATCGCGTCACGATCATCGCGCCCCTTCACATCTCGAGCGACCTCGCCTTTCACGCCAGTCAGATGTACGCGAAGAATGTTTCGGCTCTCGTCACGCTGCTGGCTCCAAAAGGGACGCTCGATCTGAATCTCAAGGACGACATCATCGATGCGGTATGCGTGACGACTGACGGTGAAATCAGGCACGCACCGACGCGCGAGCGACTGGGGCTTCCCTCGTCGCCGGCGGGCATCAGCGAAGCCGCCAGTGAAACCGGCGGACAATCACCTCAGCCAGCGAGGGCATCAACGTGAGTCAGGAGCTCGTGCTCGGGATCTATGTCTTCATCATGGCGATGTTCGTTGGATTCGAAGTGATCTCTCGCGTTCCTTCGGTGCTGCACACTCCTCTCATGTCGGGCACCAATGCGATTCACGGGATCGTGGTGCTTGGCGCGATGCTCGTCGCCGGCGCCGCTGACACGACGCTGTTGAAGGTGCTGGGGTTCGTGGCTGTAGTTTTCGGTGCTGCGAACGTCTTCGGCGGCTTTGTCGTCACCGATAGAATGCTGGAGATGTTCCGCAAGCGTGCCGTGGAGAAAAAGGATGCTTGATGCCCGCGACTCGGGCATTGCCATCGCCTATATCGCCGCAGCCGTTCTCTTCATACTTGGCCTGAAGCGGCTGAGCTCTCCGGCAACCGCGCGGTCGGGAAACCGGCTCGCTGCCATCGGCATGGCGGTCGCGCTCGGGGCCACGCTGCTCGACCGCCAGATAATCTCATTCTGGATAATCGCCGCCGGTACACTCGTCGGTGCGGCAATAGGGATCTACTTCGCCCGCACAGTTCAGATGACCGCAATGCCGCAGATGGTCGCGCTCTTCAACGGCATGGGCGGCGGGACCGCGGCACTCGTTTCAGTGGCCGAGTATCTCCGTCTCACGCGCGGACTTGGGCCAAGCGGCGTCGGCGCGGGCGAAGCAACGTCAATTGTCCTCGGCACCGCTATTGGCGCGATCTCGTTCACCGGAAGTCTGATTGCATTTGGAAAGCTGCAGGAGATTCTGTCCGGGAAGCCCCTTCAGTTCCCGTTTCAGCGTTCGCTGAACGGGCTGATCCTCCTCGCGATTTTCGCGCTCGGCGTCGCGATCGCGCTTGGAACCGGCGGGGTGCCGGCGCTGTGGCTTGTCTTCGTGGCGGCTCTCCTGCTCGGAGCATTGTTCGTTCTTCCTATCGGCGGCGGCGACATGCCGGTAGTGATCTCGATACTCAACTCGCTCACCGGTCTCGCAGCGGCACTGACTGGCTTCGTGCTTCACAACCAGATGCTCGTAGTGGCGGGAGTTCTCGTTGGTGCGTCGGGTACGCTGCTGACTCTGCTCATGAGCACGGCGATGAATCGCTCGGTGGGCAACGTTCTGTTCGGTGCGTTCGGCGCGGGAGCGGTCGATCCGGCGACGCAGGAGTTTCTTGTTCCTCGCACCGTCAAGCAGACCACCGCCGAGGACACGGCCATTGCGCTTGCCTACGCACGGAGTGTCGTCATCGTGCCCGGTTACGGCCTGGCCGTCGCAGAGGCGCAACACACTGTGCGTGAGCTTGCGACCGATCTGGAAAAACGCGGCGTCGACGTCAAGTACGCGATTCATCCGGTTGCGGGTCGAATGCCGGGTCATATGAACGTTCTGCTCGCCGAGGCAAACGTACCGTACGATCAGCTGCTCGAGATGGATCAGGTGAACGGCCAGTTCGCACAGACGGATGTGGTGCTCGTTGTGGGAGCAAACGACGTCGTGAATCCCGCGGCGCGCGACGATCCGTCGAGTCCGATTTACGGCATGCCGATTCTCGACGTGGACCGTGCTCGCAACATCGTGGTGCTGAAGCGGAGCATGGGGCACGGCTTCGCGGGAATCGACAACGCCCTCTTCTATCACGACAACACGCGGATGCTGTTCGGCGACGCGAGGCAGTCGCTGATGAAGGTCGAGGAGGCCCTCAAGACAGCCTAGGGCCAAGTCGCTTCCTATCAGTGAAGACTACGCCGGCTTCCCGCCGGTCCGTAGTGGATCATGCGGAGCTCAGTGGCAACAACTCTGCCGGGTGTTGCTGTTGATCCTGACCACGCCAACTGCGCTGAGCGATTGCTCCGGCGGCGACGTTGGCCGAACGCCAGCCGCTATCTCCGGGTGATTATTGCTATTACGCCGCGGCTGTTGCCGAGCCCGAACTTCGTCTGCGCTTCCCACGACTGATACATACGGATCTCGGCAATCTGGGACGCGTCGATGTTCCGAAGCGTGCTGAGGTCGCCGAAAGCAACGCCGTCCAGATAGACGTTCGGATACGCGGCCGATTGGTCGCCGCTCAGACTCGTCTGTCCTCGCGAGACGAGGAAGCTTGGCCGGAGCCGGGAGATGACTTCGTATGCACTGCCGGACATTCCCGCAGCGCTGATCTCCTGCTGCGTAATGAGCTGGGACTTGCGGTCTGCGCCAGCTGCTCCCGAGGACGAGGGGGGAGCGCAGCCGAGCGAAATCGCGACGATCAAAAGAGGAAGCAGACGGACGCGGACCATTGTTATCTCTCCTCGAGGGACTACAAATAATACAACTACGGACGGGGTGGGATTCGAACCCACGGTGCGCTATTAACGCACACACACTTTCCAGGCGTGATAGCTGGACATTCAAAGGGGACATTTTGTCCGCCTAACACTATGGCGGAACGTGCAATGTCTCGTGCAACACCCTCGAATGTCTAGGCGTGTCCGGCACCGAATCGACACCTGAACCGACACCAACACTCGCAAAACCTCCTGCTCCCGAAGCAGGTCAATCCACTAACTAACGATTACATTCCGCCGGATTCTAGAGGAAAACTGGGCGTCGGTGCCGGACTCTCCTGCATCAATGCGCGATTCTGCCGGAAGAAACGGGTAAAGAAACGGGTAAATTCCGCTGTTTTATCCGTTGTTTTGCGGGCCGGACCCGTCGGCGCCATTTTCCAACCCGTGACACGTTATGCCGCTGTACTCCCAAAACCGTGGAGCTTTGTTATGAGATTCTTTAGCAGCCCATGTGCATGGCTCATTGTGATTTCTGCCGTCGGTTCCGCGTGTAACCGCGGTAACGATACGCCTCCTCCGGCTACCGATGCCGCCGCACCGCCGGTGGTCAACATTACCGCCACTGAGTACGCCTTCGAGGCGCCCGATACGATACTCGCCGGATGGAACACGTTTCACCTCGTGAATCGCGGTGACGAGCCGCACGCGGCGACGATTTTGCGGCTTGCGCCGGGGCGGACGCTCCCGCAATACATACAGGCGTACGGCGACGCGATTCGCACCCGTCGCCCGCGCCCAGACTGGGTGAGGGCCCTTGGTGGACCCACTGCTGTACCGCATGGTGAGGGGAACGCGACACTGAACCTGGAGCCCGGCACTTATGCGTGGATAGACCTTCCCTGGCATCTGCTCGACCACGATCAGGCACACGCATTTGTGGTCCGACCGCGCACCGGGAATACCCCGCCGCCGAGCGCGCCCGTGCCCACTGTTTCCTTACGGATGTTCGACTTCGGCTTTGAGCTTAGCGCACCGATCAAGGCCGGGAAGCACCTGATCCGAATCGCTAACCGAGGCGTCGAGCCGCACCACGCTCTGCTGTTCAAGCTGGGTCCCGGCAAAACCATCGAGCAGCACAAAGCATGGCTGTCAAGAAATATGCAGGGCGAAGCACCCTCCACGTTCGTCAGCGGAACGGGGGGACACGCCACCGGTGCCGAAACCTTTCTGGCAGTGGACCTGACGCCGGGCGACTATGTGCTAGTCTGCCTAGTCGCAGGTCGGGACGAGGTGCCGCATTTTACGAAGGGTATGATCCAGCAGATTCGAGTCGAATGACCGAGGCAAGCTCAACCACGGAATGGCGCCTCAGTTGGCGCGCTGATGTTCACAGGCCAGTACTACGCGAGTCGGTAGTGTCTTGATAACCCCGGAGGCATCCGAGGGATTAGCATGCAGGTGGACACGCGCTTCAGTCACGAGCGCCGTTGCCGTCGTGTCCTGCGCCGTTGCGGCTTTCCCCCAAATTACAAGCACCACCAAGATGTACTTCCCTTCTTTCCACGGTTCGTAGTAGCGGTGGTAAACCCACGTCAGCCCCTTTAGTGGAGTCATGGTGGAGATCGTAATGCCGGCGTGACGGACTAGGCGCGGCTGTATCTCGTCCCACACGCGGAGTCAGATAAGATCGGCTTCGCGCACCAGACGCCGTTGTCCGAGGACGCGGTAGCAGCGCTGACTACTGAACGCCGGCGAAGAACGATGCTCAACGATACCTGGGTGTTCCCCTCGGATCGTGACCCATCGAAACCGCTTCCGCGTCATACGGCGAACAAGTGGTGGAGGCGTGCGGAGAAGTTGGCGGAGATCGAGCACGTTGAAGGCACTGGCTATCACTCGGCCCGGCGCAAGTTCGCTTCGGAGATGAAGTCAACGAACCTGCGCGACCTCGCCTACATGGGAGGCTGGAAGAACCCGCAGACGGTTCTCACGGTCTACCAGCAACCGGAAATGGAAGTACAGCGGGAGGCCCTTGCTGGTCGCAAGAAGCTCCGGGTTGCAGGGTGATTCCGGTGCAATCCGACACCTCGAATCGACACCTTGCCTTTAGAGTCCCGTGAGAAAGCAAATCCCCTCACGTTCGGAAGCGGTGAAGGGATAAGCAGTTACTACGGACGGGGTGGGATTCGAACCCACGGTGCGCTATTAACGCACACACACTTTCCAGGCGTGCGCCTTAAACCACTCGGCCACCCGTCCCGATCGCAGGGAAGATTCAGAGGTCGTCGCTCTGCTTCCAAGCAGCCTTGGGCAAAAAAGAGCGCCGTCCCTAAAGCTGGCGCTCTTGGCACTCGCATTTTAAGCCCTCGGCCGAGTAAATCAAAGCGGCTCGCAGTGGAGCCCCGCGCGCACAAATTCCGCTCAGCGGTGTACTAATTCTCGCCGTCGTGCAACAAGGAAATCACGAGCTACGTGCCCAACTGTTCGGGCTACGCATCTTTGTGATATTGGGTGGAAGCATCCGTTTACAAAAACCCGTTAACAAGCTAAACTACATAGACGGAAGGCGATGCGTCCCCTTCCCTTTTCCGGAGCCTTTCATGGCACCAACCAAAAGCTTTGTCAACATACTTTCCCTGGTCGTGATGCTGGCTCTGACTCTGAGCACAGCTGCTTCTGCGCAGCATGGAAGTGGCGAGCCCGGGATCGCGAGTTTTCTCTCAGCTGTCAATTCAATTGGTGAGGAGATCAGCGCTCTCAACGCCGAGAAGAGCGTCACAGCCAACGACATTCACCTGATGAGCATTCAAAAGCTCTCGAACCCCGGCAATTCAGCGACGCTGAACAGGGCGATTGCGAAGAATGCGGCACAGATCGCCACGCTGCGCAATGCGCTGAGATCCAACACGGCGATCACGGCCAAGCTTGCAGCGAGCGGCGTTTCCGTCGATCAGGTGATCGCGATGAACGTCGAGGCCGGCAGCGAGATACACATCTTCTACCAGTCATCCTAACTGCAAAAAAAGAGGGCCTGAGAAATCAGGCCCTCTCTTTTTGCTGAGAACTGCGGACTACGACGGACTGCGGACCTTCCGATACGGACAGGGAGAGATTCGAACTCTCGATACCGGGTTCACCGGTATGCCGGTTTTCGAGACCGGTGCCTTCAACCACTCGGCCACCTGTCCTGCGCTCGAAAAGTATCGGATACAGGGAACACCGACAACCGCGGACGGCGCAACAAAAATGCGCGGCGGAGCTACGAAGTTTTTACCCTGCGCGATTCGAAAAATTCCGCGAGCATCTGCCCGCACTCATCCGCCAGCACTCCGCCCTGTACCTCGGGCGTGTGGTTGAGACGCGGGTGCCGGAGCAGGTCGCCGACTGATCCAGCCATCCCTGCCTTCGCATCCCACGCGCCGAAAACCACGCGACTGATGCGCGCCAGCACCATCGCTCCAGCGCACATCGCGCACGGCTCGAGCGTCACGTAAAGAGTGCAATCATCGAGGCGCCAGCGGTCCAGATCCGCTGACGCGTCACGAATCGCTATCAGCTCGGCGTGTGCCGTCGCGTCCTGATCGCGTACCGTGCGATTGTTCGCGGCGGCGACGATCGAATCGTTGCGCACCACAATCGCTCCAATGGGTACCTCGTTCTGTCGCGTTGCGTCATGGGCGAGCGCAATTGCGTTCTGCATGAAGCGCTCATCGATCTGCCCCCGCGACAGGCTCACGCGTTCAGCCGGCCGCCCCCGCTCCAGCTCGTCGCTGCCGCGGCGGGACACCGTCACTCCCGCCACCGCCGGGGCCATCATCATCCGAGGCAGGGTCCGTCGTGCCGGTCCTGCGCGCATCCTCACCGAGGTTGGTGAAAACGAGCTCACCGTTCTCGTCGATGTCCGCGGTGACCTTGTCTCCCTCGAGAAATCTTCCCTCGAGCACCGCAAGGGCCAGTGGATTCTGAATCAGACGCTGGATCGCTCGCTTGAGCGGGCGCGCACCGAGCGCAGGATCGTAGCCCTGCTTCGCGAGGAAATGCTTGGCCTTCGGAGTGAGCTCGATGCGAAGCTTCCTCTCGCTCAACAGCTTCTCCAGCCGTTTCAGCTGAAGCTCGATGATATGCTCGATCTCCTCTTCGCCGAGTGGCCGGAAGATGATGACGTCGTCTACACGATTCAGGAACTCAGGGCGGAAATGCTGACGGAGCGCGCTCGTGACCTGCTTCTCGATCGCATCCCAGTCCTCGGTTCCGTGCTCGAGGATGAACATGCTGCCGATATTCGAGGTCATGATGATGACGCTATTCCTGAAATCGACGGTGCGTCCCTGTGAATCAGTGAGTCGCCCGTCATCGAGAATCTGCAGGAGAATATTGAAGACATCGGGATGTGCCTTCTCGATCTCATCGAACAGCACGACTGAATACGGCCGGCGTCTGACTGCTTCCGTGAGCTGTCCCCCTTCGTCGTAACCGATGTAACCCGGAGGCGCGCCGATGAGTCGCGCGACTGCGTGCTTCTCCATGTATTCCGACATGTCGATGCGGACCATCGCCTGCTCGTCGTCGAAAAGGAACTCTGCGAGTGCGCGCGCAGTTTCGGTCTTCCCGACACCGGTGGGTCCGAGGAATATGAACGAGCCAATCGGACGATTTGGATCCTGGAGCCCGGCGCGGGAGCGACGTACCGCATTCGACACCGCACGCACCGCTTCGCCCTGCCCTACCACACGCGTCGCCAGAACCTGCTCGAGACGAGTGAGGCGCTCGCGCTCGCCTTCCAGCATCTTCGAAATTGGTATGCCGGTCCATCTCGCGACGATCTCAGCGACATCTTCCGCGGTCACTTCCTCCTTCAGGAATTGCTTGCCGCCTTCCTGCTTGCTCGCCAGTGTCTGCTCCACGTCGTGCAGC containing:
- a CDS encoding prepilin-type N-terminal cleavage/methylation domain-containing protein, which encodes MVRNKKGFTLIELLIVVVIIGILAAIAIPKFANTKEKAYLASMKADLRNLATYEESYAADSAGTYFS
- a CDS encoding Re/Si-specific NAD(P)(+) transhydrogenase subunit alpha yields the protein MPREIAAGERRVALTPDVIPQLTGLGHTILFERGAGDSAGLQDEAYRAAGAQLIDDAATLYATAEMILKIQRPASGDSGMPNELALINERAVLIGLLQPAGDPEFFQQVAGRRITALSMELVPRTSRAQMMDALSSQSTVAGYKAVLLAANALQKFFPMLMTAAGTVRPAKVLVIGAGVAGLQAIATARRIGAVVEAFDTRPVVKEQVQSLGATFVELGVGSEVAQDAGGYAKELSEEHIKKEKQLIHDRAALADVIITTALVPGRRAPILVTASAVAAMRPGSVIVDLAGEQGGNCELSVPGETVVRNRVTIIAPLHISSDLAFHASQMYAKNVSALVTLLAPKGTLDLNLKDDIIDAVCVTTDGEIRHAPTRERLGLPSSPAGISEAASETGGQSPQPARAST
- a CDS encoding NAD(P) transhydrogenase subunit alpha produces the protein MSQELVLGIYVFIMAMFVGFEVISRVPSVLHTPLMSGTNAIHGIVVLGAMLVAGAADTTLLKVLGFVAVVFGAANVFGGFVVTDRMLEMFRKRAVEKKDA
- a CDS encoding NAD(P)(+) transhydrogenase (Re/Si-specific) subunit beta — its product is MLDARDSGIAIAYIAAAVLFILGLKRLSSPATARSGNRLAAIGMAVALGATLLDRQIISFWIIAAGTLVGAAIGIYFARTVQMTAMPQMVALFNGMGGGTAALVSVAEYLRLTRGLGPSGVGAGEATSIVLGTAIGAISFTGSLIAFGKLQEILSGKPLQFPFQRSLNGLILLAIFALGVAIALGTGGVPALWLVFVAALLLGALFVLPIGGGDMPVVISILNSLTGLAAALTGFVLHNQMLVVAGVLVGASGTLLTLLMSTAMNRSVGNVLFGAFGAGAVDPATQEFLVPRTVKQTTAEDTAIALAYARSVVIVPGYGLAVAEAQHTVRELATDLEKRGVDVKYAIHPVAGRMPGHMNVLLAEANVPYDQLLEMDQVNGQFAQTDVVLVVGANDVVNPAARDDPSSPIYGMPILDVDRARNIVVLKRSMGHGFAGIDNALFYHDNTRMLFGDARQSLMKVEEALKTA
- a CDS encoding tyrosine-type recombinase/integrase, giving the protein MGFAHQTPLSEDAVAALTTERRRRTMLNDTWVFPSDRDPSKPLPRHTANKWWRRAEKLAEIEHVEGTGYHSARRKFASEMKSTNLRDLAYMGGWKNPQTVLTVYQQPEMEVQREALAGRKKLRVAG
- the tadA gene encoding tRNA adenosine(34) deaminase TadA encodes the protein MSRRGSDELERGRPAERVSLSRGQIDERFMQNAIALAHDATRQNEVPIGAIVVRNDSIVAAANNRTVRDQDATAHAELIAIRDASADLDRWRLDDCTLYVTLEPCAMCAGAMVLARISRVVFGAWDAKAGMAGSVGDLLRHPRLNHTPEVQGGVLADECGQMLAEFFESRRVKTS